A genomic region of Phragmites australis chromosome 2, lpPhrAust1.1, whole genome shotgun sequence contains the following coding sequences:
- the LOC133908387 gene encoding protein trichome birefringence-like 19 gives MKLHLLVRFLFGPVPVYFSALAILIVLTNAQYFGLVGVGVAPRTAKLASSTPVVSVMKYCDIFRGEWVPDAEAPYYNHKTCQMIQEHQNCLKYGRPDLGFLKWRWRPSGCELPRFEPLQFLQFVRHKSLAFVGDSLARNHMQSLLCLLSQVAYPKDVSANPTDQNKVYYYRAYNFTINMFWSPFLVRAREPDHDGPAHTGHYSLYLDEPDEKWVSQISRFDYVMVSAANWFSRPSLFYEKRRLIGCSFCSRQYGVPDLTLYYSQRRAWRVALRAINALDDLRGRVVVRMLSPMSHFENGTWDHGGDCKRTQPLRANETTMEGRDLHFYNAQMEEFRAAEKAAREKGRRLMLMDATAAMLMRPDGHPSRYGHWPNEKVQLYNDCIHWCLPGPIDIWNDMLFQMLLA, from the exons ATGAAGCTCCACTTGTTGGTGAGGTTCCTGTTCGGGCCCGTGCCGGTTTACTTCTCGGCGCTGGCCATCCTCATCGTGCTCACCAACGCGCAGTACTTCGGGCTGGTGGGCGTCGGCGTCGCGCCGCGCACGGCGAAGTTGGCGTCATCGACGCCGGTGGTGAGCGTGATGAAGTACTGCGACATCTTCCGCGGGGAGTGGGTGCCCGACGCTGAGGCGCCCTACTACAACCACAAGACGTGCCAAATGATCCAGGAGCACCAGAACTGCCTCAAGTACGGCCGCCCGGACCTCGGGTTCCTCAAGTGGCGGTGGCGCCCCTCGGGGTGCGAGCTGCCGCGCTTCGAACCCCTGCAGTTCCTGCAGTTCGTCCGCCACAAATCGCTCGCCTTCGTGGGGGACTCCTTGGCGCGCAATCACATGCAGTCCCTGCTCTGCCTCCTCTCGCAG GTGGCGTATCCCAAGGACGTGTCGGCGAACCCGACGGACCAGAACAAGGTGTACTACTACCGGGCGTACAACTTCACGATCAACATGTTCTGGTCGCCGTTCCTGGTGCGCGCGCGAGAGCCCGACCACGACGGCCCCGCGCACACGGGCCACTATAGCCTCTACCTCGACGAGCCCGACGAGAAGTGGGTGTCCCAGATCTCCCGGTTCGACTACGTGATGGTGTCCGCGGCGAACTGGTTCTCGCGGCCCTCGCTCTTCTACGAGAAGCGCCGCCTGATCGGGTGCAGCTTCTGCAGCCGGCAGTACGGCGTCCCGGACCTGACGCTCTACTACTCGCAGCGGCGCGCGTGGCGCGTGGCGCTGCGAGCGATCAACGCGCTGGACGACCTCCGGGGCAGGGTCGTCGTGCGGATGCTGTCGCCCATGTCGCACTTCGAGAACGGGACGTGGGACCATGGCGGCGACTGCAAGCGCACGCAGCCGCTCCGGGCGAACGAGACGACGATGGAGGGCCGCGACCTGCACTTCTACAACGCGCAGATGGAGGAGTTCCGCGCGGCGGAGAAGGCGGCCCGGGAGAAGGGCCGGCGGCTGATGCTGATGGACGCGACGGCGGCGATGCTGATGCGGCCCGACGGGCACCCGAGCCGGTACGGGCACTGGCCCAACGAGAAGGTGCAGCTGTACAACGACTGCATCCACTGGTGCCTGCCAGGCCCCATCGACATCTGGAACGACATGCTTTTCCAGATGCTCCTCGCCTAG